In Miscanthus floridulus cultivar M001 chromosome 5, ASM1932011v1, whole genome shotgun sequence, one genomic interval encodes:
- the LOC136449957 gene encoding uncharacterized protein isoform X4, producing MGPPSPAEAHGVAPLSSPRGGTRRRTLGWRGFCRVGRGVRPRRDGRRGHPHPRVPSQEAGLHLLRRWQRRIEHQSVVFLRFSRSARLYVRFGHFLHQRGQVTTGAAALLPAAQVPSPTTSAHHSSVCMWLRALGSGHPSIHATMLRRKTREPKEENITLGPTVREGEFVFGVAHIFASFNDTFISSAVQSGKKIMQYGNSLDSGESNCLITRLLARTFWTWKTSYAKDLQPTSSQTIEGCN from the exons ATGGGACCTCCCTCTCCAGCGGAGGCGCACGGCGTCGCACCCCTCTCTTCTCCGCGCGGCGGCACTCGGCGGCGCACCCTAGGGTGGCGGGGGTTCTGCCGGGTGGGACGAGGAGTCCGTCCTCGCCGCGATGGTCGTCGAGGACACCCCCATCCGCGAGTCCCATCGCAAGAGGCGggcctccacctcctccgccgGTGGCAGCGCCGGATCGAGCACCAA TCTGTTGTTTTTCTTCGTTTCTCCCGTTCAGCTCGCCTATACGTTCGATTCGGCCATTTTCTGCATCAACGGGGCCAAGTGACCACCGGCGCCGCCGCCCTACTCCCAGCTGCCCAGGTCCCTTCGCCGACGACGAGCGCCCACCACAGCAG TGTATGCATGTGGCTTCGCGCGCTCGGCTCCGGTCACCCGTCGATCCACGCAACCATG TTGAGGAGGAAGACCAGGGAGCCCAAGGAGGAGAACATTACCCTTGGACCCACTGTCCGTGAAGGAGAGTTTGTCTTTGGTGTTGCTCACATCTTTGCATCCTTCAATGACACCTTCATT TCATCTGCAGTGCAATCGGGTAAAAAGATCATGCAATATGGGAATTCATTGGATAGTGGAGAAAGTAACTGCCTGATAACTCGCCTTCTTG CAAGAACTTTTTGGACGTGGAAAACTAGTTATGCTAAGGACTTGCAACCAACTTCTTCGCAGACTATCGAAG GTTGCAATTGA
- the LOC136449957 gene encoding uncharacterized protein isoform X5, translating into MWLRALGSGHPSIHATMLRRKTREPKEENITLGPTVREGEFVFGVAHIFASFNDTFISSAVQSGKKIMQYGNSLDSGESNCLITRLLARTFWTWKTSYAKDLQPTSSQTIEGCN; encoded by the exons ATGTGGCTTCGCGCGCTCGGCTCCGGTCACCCGTCGATCCACGCAACCATG TTGAGGAGGAAGACCAGGGAGCCCAAGGAGGAGAACATTACCCTTGGACCCACTGTCCGTGAAGGAGAGTTTGTCTTTGGTGTTGCTCACATCTTTGCATCCTTCAATGACACCTTCATT TCATCTGCAGTGCAATCGGGTAAAAAGATCATGCAATATGGGAATTCATTGGATAGTGGAGAAAGTAACTGCCTGATAACTCGCCTTCTTG CAAGAACTTTTTGGACGTGGAAAACTAGTTATGCTAAGGACTTGCAACCAACTTCTTCGCAGACTATCGAAG GTTGCAATTGA
- the LOC136449957 gene encoding uncharacterized protein isoform X3, producing MGPPSPAEAHGVAPLSSPRGGTRRRTLGWRGFCRVGRGVRPRRDGRRGHPHPRVPSQEAGLHLLRRWQRRIEHQSVVFLRFSRSARLYVRFGHFLHQRGQVTTGAAALLPAAQVPSPTTSAHHSSLSVCMWLRALGSGHPSIHATMLRRKTREPKEENITLGPTVREGEFVFGVAHIFASFNDTFISSAVQSGKKIMQYGNSLDSGESNCLITRLLARTFWTWKTSYAKDLQPTSSQTIEGCN from the exons ATGGGACCTCCCTCTCCAGCGGAGGCGCACGGCGTCGCACCCCTCTCTTCTCCGCGCGGCGGCACTCGGCGGCGCACCCTAGGGTGGCGGGGGTTCTGCCGGGTGGGACGAGGAGTCCGTCCTCGCCGCGATGGTCGTCGAGGACACCCCCATCCGCGAGTCCCATCGCAAGAGGCGggcctccacctcctccgccgGTGGCAGCGCCGGATCGAGCACCAA TCTGTTGTTTTTCTTCGTTTCTCCCGTTCAGCTCGCCTATACGTTCGATTCGGCCATTTTCTGCATCAACGGGGCCAAGTGACCACCGGCGCCGCCGCCCTACTCCCAGCTGCCCAGGTCCCTTCGCCGACGACGAGCGCCCACCACAGCAG TCTAAGTGTATGCATGTGGCTTCGCGCGCTCGGCTCCGGTCACCCGTCGATCCACGCAACCATG TTGAGGAGGAAGACCAGGGAGCCCAAGGAGGAGAACATTACCCTTGGACCCACTGTCCGTGAAGGAGAGTTTGTCTTTGGTGTTGCTCACATCTTTGCATCCTTCAATGACACCTTCATT TCATCTGCAGTGCAATCGGGTAAAAAGATCATGCAATATGGGAATTCATTGGATAGTGGAGAAAGTAACTGCCTGATAACTCGCCTTCTTG CAAGAACTTTTTGGACGTGGAAAACTAGTTATGCTAAGGACTTGCAACCAACTTCTTCGCAGACTATCGAAG GTTGCAATTGA
- the LOC136449957 gene encoding uncharacterized protein isoform X1 produces MGPPSPAEAHGVAPLSSPRGGTRRRTLGWRGFCRVGRGVRPRRDGRRGHPHPRVPSQEAGLHLLRRWQRRIEHQSVVFLRFSRSARLYVRFGHFLHQRGQVTTGAAALLPAAQVPSPTTSAHHSRYSFPPLSPSFSAKLSTQPRTLSRSDLITSLSVCMWLRALGSGHPSIHATMLRRKTREPKEENITLGPTVREGEFVFGVAHIFASFNDTFISSAVQSGKKIMQYGNSLDSGESNCLITRLLARTFWTWKTSYAKDLQPTSSQTIEGCN; encoded by the exons ATGGGACCTCCCTCTCCAGCGGAGGCGCACGGCGTCGCACCCCTCTCTTCTCCGCGCGGCGGCACTCGGCGGCGCACCCTAGGGTGGCGGGGGTTCTGCCGGGTGGGACGAGGAGTCCGTCCTCGCCGCGATGGTCGTCGAGGACACCCCCATCCGCGAGTCCCATCGCAAGAGGCGggcctccacctcctccgccgGTGGCAGCGCCGGATCGAGCACCAA TCTGTTGTTTTTCTTCGTTTCTCCCGTTCAGCTCGCCTATACGTTCGATTCGGCCATTTTCTGCATCAACGGGGCCAAGTGACCACCGGCGCCGCCGCCCTACTCCCAGCTGCCCAGGTCCCTTCGCCGACGACGAGCGCCCACCACAGCAGGTACTCTTTCCCCCCTCTCTCCCCTTCCTTCTCTGCAAAACTGAGCACCCAGCCCCGAACCCTATCCAGATCTGATCTAATCACAAGTCTAAGTGTATGCATGTGGCTTCGCGCGCTCGGCTCCGGTCACCCGTCGATCCACGCAACCATG TTGAGGAGGAAGACCAGGGAGCCCAAGGAGGAGAACATTACCCTTGGACCCACTGTCCGTGAAGGAGAGTTTGTCTTTGGTGTTGCTCACATCTTTGCATCCTTCAATGACACCTTCATT TCATCTGCAGTGCAATCGGGTAAAAAGATCATGCAATATGGGAATTCATTGGATAGTGGAGAAAGTAACTGCCTGATAACTCGCCTTCTTG CAAGAACTTTTTGGACGTGGAAAACTAGTTATGCTAAGGACTTGCAACCAACTTCTTCGCAGACTATCGAAG GTTGCAATTGA
- the LOC136449957 gene encoding uncharacterized protein isoform X2, translating into MGPPSPAEAHGVAPLSSPRGGTRRRTLGWRGFCRVGRGVRPRRDGRRGHPHPRVPSQEAGLHLLRRWQRRIEHQSVVFLRFSRSARLYVRFGHFLHQRGQVTTGAAALLPAAQVPSPTTSAHHSRSDLITSLSVCMWLRALGSGHPSIHATMLRRKTREPKEENITLGPTVREGEFVFGVAHIFASFNDTFISSAVQSGKKIMQYGNSLDSGESNCLITRLLARTFWTWKTSYAKDLQPTSSQTIEGCN; encoded by the exons ATGGGACCTCCCTCTCCAGCGGAGGCGCACGGCGTCGCACCCCTCTCTTCTCCGCGCGGCGGCACTCGGCGGCGCACCCTAGGGTGGCGGGGGTTCTGCCGGGTGGGACGAGGAGTCCGTCCTCGCCGCGATGGTCGTCGAGGACACCCCCATCCGCGAGTCCCATCGCAAGAGGCGggcctccacctcctccgccgGTGGCAGCGCCGGATCGAGCACCAA TCTGTTGTTTTTCTTCGTTTCTCCCGTTCAGCTCGCCTATACGTTCGATTCGGCCATTTTCTGCATCAACGGGGCCAAGTGACCACCGGCGCCGCCGCCCTACTCCCAGCTGCCCAGGTCCCTTCGCCGACGACGAGCGCCCACCACAGCAG ATCTGATCTAATCACAAGTCTAAGTGTATGCATGTGGCTTCGCGCGCTCGGCTCCGGTCACCCGTCGATCCACGCAACCATG TTGAGGAGGAAGACCAGGGAGCCCAAGGAGGAGAACATTACCCTTGGACCCACTGTCCGTGAAGGAGAGTTTGTCTTTGGTGTTGCTCACATCTTTGCATCCTTCAATGACACCTTCATT TCATCTGCAGTGCAATCGGGTAAAAAGATCATGCAATATGGGAATTCATTGGATAGTGGAGAAAGTAACTGCCTGATAACTCGCCTTCTTG CAAGAACTTTTTGGACGTGGAAAACTAGTTATGCTAAGGACTTGCAACCAACTTCTTCGCAGACTATCGAAG GTTGCAATTGA